The sequence AACATATCCAACTCACCTCGTGCAAGCTTTGCTCGACCAACTTCTTGTTCGATACCCATCAGCATCCCCGGCTTTTCCAAATGAAGAACATTCGGGTATACCGCTCGAAGCTTATCCATTGGATCTAGAATGGCGTGTTGGTCCATCAAGCGAACAAGAAGGTAATCGTCAGCATGTGGATCTGTTTTCCCTACTTCAAGCAATTGCTCAAGCTCTCCCTCGATAATGCGCATTTGATGGGGCGCGGTAAAGTCGATATGCGTCGCACTTTTAAAGCCCTGCTCATCTAACTCCACCAGCGTCATGCCTTTCTTCTGGTGTTGCTCTGAGAAGCTGTATTTCATCAAAGAGCCACTATAACGAATATGCTCTGCGCCCTTTTTCTGCGGCTGATGCAGATGCCCCAACGCAACATAATCAAACGCCTTAAAGTGCTCGCTATTCACTCTATCAGAACCACCAATAGAGAGTGGTCTCTCGGAATCTGACTCCATTGCGCCATCAACAAAGCAGTGGCTTATGAGCACATTTTTCTGTGTGGTATTCGCAGCTGAAAGAATCTGCTCACACAGCCATTGATGCGCCTCATCATGGCTTGATATCGGCTGCTGATAGTGGTGACGCACCTGTTCGGGATCATTGTATGGCATACCGTAGAAAGCCACCTCTCCAGCAGTTTCTGTGTGGATAATCACAGGTTTCATCATGACATCAAAATCACTAATGATGTGCAGGCCAGACTCTTTCATTTGTTGAGCCGCAAACCCTAGGCGCTGAGCACCATCATGATTACCCGGAATCACAATCACAGGAGTCGCTAGATCGTGACATATTTTGTCGAGCGTTTGGGTCATCAAGGTGATTGCTGAAGTCGGGGGAACCGAGCGGTCATAGATATCACCAGCAATAACTACTGCATCAACTGGGTTTGCTTTTAGGTACTGTATAAAGTCACTCAATACCGCTTTTTGGTCATCGAGCAACGACACATTGTGAAACTGGCGACCAAGGTGCCAATCTGAGGTATGGATAAATTTCATGATGATTTTTCGATAATTAAGCCAACTAACACCATCATACTGCAACTGATTGTGTTCACCACACAAACCCCAATTAAATGGCGAAAAGTGCAGCAATGGTTGTCAAAAAGACCCCATAAAGAAAAAGCCGCGGTAATGGCTTACCGCGGCTCTCTTAGGCTCAAAACTTATAGGGTAAATGGCATCAAGTAAACCAGGGCAGCCCATACGCCGATCCACACCATTACCATCGCAGCATCAATCCAATCCTTGCGCCACATAGCTTATCCCCTTATAAAACGGATAAATTGTTGAAAGAAACGTCTATCGTTTGCTTCAAACAGTGAATAAGCAATGTGTGTGCCAGATTTTTTTAATTTAGCAGTATCTCAAATCAAGGCTGACAACGTACTGATAAGTCAGCTGAGTACCCTTCTTGCAAATACTCTGCAAAACACTCAGCCATCGATACAGTAGTCACAATAGAGCCCGGTTCTTGCTCTAAAATTGCATCGTAACCCTCTTTGCCTTTCATGGTATATGCCGAAGAAGTCCCAGTATAAATCCTATTCTCTTCAACAGGTTGCCAAACACCATGATCATCTCTTATCTCCAGATGGGTGACTCGTTGGCCCTTCTCTGCTGTGGCCGTGTATTCAAAGCGCAGTCGGCTCGTGTAAGGGTAAGAACCCGAGCCCGTGCCTTCAACACCATTATTGGTCGCATTGTCTATTGCCCCCTCAATACAGGCGGCAAGCGCAAGACCATTAATACGATACACGCCAATGGGAACGGCAAAAGGCAAAAGTTTTCCGGAAATGTCGGCAACGGAAACACTTCCCGCATGCAGTGAGCTACGTACACCACCGGCATTGTGCATCGCAAATTGAACATCATGACCTAGGCGGCGCATCATAAACAGAAACGACTCGGCCACCATGGGCGCAAGCTCACTTCCTCCTTCTTCATCAGGCAAACGAACATGGCGTAGAGGCTGGTTCAAAACCGCCACCACCTGCTCAGAAAGTGCCTTGACCCGTGGCATATATTTTTCACGCAGCACAGCCTGAACTTTCGGGTCCTTTTTACAGATAACAACGTTGCTCTGTGACTTAATCCAGTCACACGCTTGTTGATACTGCAGATCATTTTTCGGCTCACTCAAACTGGCGTCTAGAAAAACACGACGACCAAACAGCAGCTCATTCTGACCTTCAAACTTAACGACCTTTCCTTGCTCGTCAAACTCAATATGGCAGTGGCCCATGGACAATGAGTGATAGCCGGCTTGAACGACGTAGGTACCTGATATGTACTGACCATACGCTTCGTCTTTTTCAAATCCGAGCGCAGAGAAGTCTCCCTGTAGTCGATGGCTGTGCCCACCAATAATCAAGCCAATGCCTTCAACTTCTTCCGCCAACCATTTGTCTTGTTCATAGCCTAGGTGACTCAGCAGAATGATCTTATTGATGCCAGCTCGTTGGATTGCTTTGACGGTGTTTTTCGCTACTTCTAGAGCAGGTAAAAATGGTGTATCAGGATCAGGGTTAGCTATGTCAGCCATCTTATCTATGGACAAGCCAAAGATCGCAACGGGTTTCCCGTCGATTATTTTGGTAATCCATGACGCACAGTTTTCCATAGGGTCATAGCTATATACCCCAGACTTGCTGCCAATGCGTTTCGGTTTGGTCTTTCTCTCTTGTGACAAGTCCCAGTTGCCGCAAAGCAAAGGAAAATGAATGCGATTAATAAAATCTGAAACCGGATCATTACCAAGATCCAGTTCATGATTACCCAAAGTCATAGCATCTAGCTTTATCGCATTAAGCATGTCGGCATTCGCTCGACCTTTAAACAACGAAAAATACAGAGTGCCTTGAAAGCAGTCACCTGCATGCAAAAATAAAAAGCCACGCTCATCTTGTTTTGCCTGCTCTCTCAGTTGCTCTGTTCTCGTTGCAATGCGAGCAAAACCTCCTGCGCTAACATAGGGCTCGATAGGTGGCTCAATATGATTTAGGTGAAGCTGTAGCGAGGTCGGTTCAAAATAGGAATGGGTGTCGTTAATATGTGCAACCGTCATTCTAACGGGCTTATGGCGTTTTTCGCTCATAGACGTTTCTCTTCTTTATACTCGGCGCTATCCTATCGCATTCCAGATGACAAATTCATTAACTGTTTTCACTAATTTAATCGAACAATTATAAGCCTCTGTTTTTGTGAGAGATACGTGAGACATAAATAACCACTAAGCTATACTCAGTTTAGTAATGCTGTTTATCACTAAGGAGGCGATATGCAGCTAGACCGAATAGAGGTGTCAGGGTTTCGTGGTATCAAACGCCTATCACTGCAGTTCGATGAGCTCACCACTCTGATTGGTGAGAATACTTGGGGTAAGTCTTCACTCCTTGATGCGCTCTCTATCGCATTGCCCGCCTCTGGCGAGTTATACCAATTTGAAATGGTGGATTTTCACGTTGATTACGCCATTGCACACCCTCAAACCCAGCACCTGCAAATCGTACTCTCTTTTATCGCCAACGATGATGTTGAAACACGGGCAGGTCGCTATCGTAAAATCAAACCTGTGTGGGTGAAAGACAGTGACGACAAAAACCGAATTTACTATCGCATAAGCGCAAGTCGAGACGGCTACGACATTACGACACGTTACGCCTTTTTAGACGCGCAAGGGGAGGCTCTGCCCCTTCATCACAGCGAAAAACTAGCGCAGGAGCTGATGTCCCTGCATCCAGTCATACGGTTAAGAGATGCGCGGCGGTATAGCCGAGTCAATAATGGCAACGATACGAATACGAGAGCAGAGAAGCGCATACACAATACCTATCGTCGACTGCTTGCGGTCCCCGGTCATGTCAATAAAGGTGAGATAAAAAGTAGTCTCAATACCATGAATGACTTGGTTGAGCACTACTTCTCTTTTAAACACAATGGCAATCGTAACCCTAGGAAGCCGCGCGACGGATTATTCCACAGTAGTCCCAGTGATAAGACGCTCTCTCAAACCATTTTAGAGTCCAACAGTAAGCAAACCCGATTGTTAATGCTAGGTTTACTCAACGCTTACCTACAGGCTAAAGGACCCACTAACCTTCGCCGCTGTGCTCGCCCTTTGCTTCTCATCGAAGACCCCGAAGGTCGTTTACACCCAACTCATCTCGCTCGTGCATGGAGTTTGTTGCAACTCCTACCGATGCAAAAAATCCTCACCACCAATAGTTCCGAGCTACTTGGGCAAGTGCCTATTCACTCCATCAGGCGTTTGGTGCGTCAATCTGATCGTACTGTCGCTCGCTACCTCAAAGACACACGCCTAACCCAAGATGAACTAAGGCGGATTGGTTTTCATATCCGTTTTCATCGCTCAGGTGCGCTCTTTGCTCGCTGCTGGCTGTTAGTAGAGGGAGAGACCGAAGTTTGGCTATTTAATGAAATCGCTAACATCTGCGGCTATAACCTTGCCGCTGAGGGCGTCCAGATCATAGAGTTTGCTCAGTCGGGGTTAAAATCACTGATTAAAGTCGCCAAAGCGTTTGATATTGATTGGCATGTTGTCACTGACGGCGATCAAGCAGGTAAAAAGTACGCTGCAACGGTACTTGCCATGCTGGGTGATGAAAAAGAGCGTCATCGACTCACGGAGTTACCAGACAGAGACATTGAACACTTCCTCTATCAAAATGGCTTTGAGCAGTTCTTCCGCCAAATGGTGAAAATACCTCCCGAGCATCCCATTGCGGCCAAGAAAGTCGTTCACAAAGTACTAAAGAAAAAAGCGAAGCCAGATCTGGCGTTAGCCATCGTTGGTCACTGTGAGAGCGAAGGCGCAGAGTGTATACCCCTTCTCCTGCGTTGGACTCTAAAACGGGTGGTCACCATGGCTAACGGAAATACCTAGTAAAATGAGAACAAGTGTGACTCTAGATAACCTTGCTCTCACTATCAGTTTTTTTGAAGTGACATTTGAAGCGTAAAATATTGGTCCAAGCTTAACAGACGCAAGCTTCAAATTTTGTAAGACATAACCGAAGTTTAGATTGGCATCAGATAATCTGA comes from Vibrio astriarenae and encodes:
- a CDS encoding bifunctional metallophosphatase/5'-nucleotidase, whose protein sequence is MSEKRHKPVRMTVAHINDTHSYFEPTSLQLHLNHIEPPIEPYVSAGGFARIATRTEQLREQAKQDERGFLFLHAGDCFQGTLYFSLFKGRANADMLNAIKLDAMTLGNHELDLGNDPVSDFINRIHFPLLCGNWDLSQERKTKPKRIGSKSGVYSYDPMENCASWITKIIDGKPVAIFGLSIDKMADIANPDPDTPFLPALEVAKNTVKAIQRAGINKIILLSHLGYEQDKWLAEEVEGIGLIIGGHSHRLQGDFSALGFEKDEAYGQYISGTYVVQAGYHSLSMGHCHIEFDEQGKVVKFEGQNELLFGRRVFLDASLSEPKNDLQYQQACDWIKSQSNVVICKKDPKVQAVLREKYMPRVKALSEQVVAVLNQPLRHVRLPDEEGGSELAPMVAESFLFMMRRLGHDVQFAMHNAGGVRSSLHAGSVSVADISGKLLPFAVPIGVYRINGLALAACIEGAIDNATNNGVEGTGSGSYPYTSRLRFEYTATAEKGQRVTHLEIRDDHGVWQPVEENRIYTGTSSAYTMKGKEGYDAILEQEPGSIVTTVSMAECFAEYLQEGYSADLSVRCQP
- a CDS encoding ATP-dependent endonuclease; this encodes MQLDRIEVSGFRGIKRLSLQFDELTTLIGENTWGKSSLLDALSIALPASGELYQFEMVDFHVDYAIAHPQTQHLQIVLSFIANDDVETRAGRYRKIKPVWVKDSDDKNRIYYRISASRDGYDITTRYAFLDAQGEALPLHHSEKLAQELMSLHPVIRLRDARRYSRVNNGNDTNTRAEKRIHNTYRRLLAVPGHVNKGEIKSSLNTMNDLVEHYFSFKHNGNRNPRKPRDGLFHSSPSDKTLSQTILESNSKQTRLLMLGLLNAYLQAKGPTNLRRCARPLLLIEDPEGRLHPTHLARAWSLLQLLPMQKILTTNSSELLGQVPIHSIRRLVRQSDRTVARYLKDTRLTQDELRRIGFHIRFHRSGALFARCWLLVEGETEVWLFNEIANICGYNLAAEGVQIIEFAQSGLKSLIKVAKAFDIDWHVVTDGDQAGKKYAATVLAMLGDEKERHRLTELPDRDIEHFLYQNGFEQFFRQMVKIPPEHPIAAKKVVHKVLKKKAKPDLALAIVGHCESEGAECIPLLLRWTLKRVVTMANGNT
- a CDS encoding exonuclease SbcCD subunit D; amino-acid sequence: MKFIHTSDWHLGRQFHNVSLLDDQKAVLSDFIQYLKANPVDAVVIAGDIYDRSVPPTSAITLMTQTLDKICHDLATPVIVIPGNHDGAQRLGFAAQQMKESGLHIISDFDVMMKPVIIHTETAGEVAFYGMPYNDPEQVRHHYQQPISSHDEAHQWLCEQILSAANTTQKNVLISHCFVDGAMESDSERPLSIGGSDRVNSEHFKAFDYVALGHLHQPQKKGAEHIRYSGSLMKYSFSEQHQKKGMTLVELDEQGFKSATHIDFTAPHQMRIIEGELEQLLEVGKTDPHADDYLLVRLMDQHAILDPMDKLRAVYPNVLHLEKPGMLMGIEQEVGRAKLARGELDMFKDFFNEVQKTGLTEAQDQAIQSVIEQINKSKGQVE